In the Pseudorasbora parva isolate DD20220531a chromosome 23, ASM2467924v1, whole genome shotgun sequence genome, one interval contains:
- the ift46 gene encoding intraflagellar transport protein 46 homolog isoform X1: MFSSRALPLNISRGQVSLATIHGVFMERSERQKIQLTTNKPYDESFEVTADEAGSVHTPSPRQIVSRRAGRQKHSAMASYAAENLEEDTKRKKEPPPGAHGTNDVEDEDEEEDDDEDDDDDDDSDDTESEEEEGEPGSAPEGAYDPADYEHLPVTAEIKELFQYITRYTPQTIELDHKLKPFIPDFIPAVGDIDAFLKVPRADGKADNLGLLVLDEPCVKQSDPTVLSLWLSENSKQHNVAEVKVKSIENPEKNPKTIDNWIESITELHRSKPPATVHYTRPMPDIDSLMQEWPPEFEELLGKVNLPTADIDCDLAEYVDIICGILDIPVYKNRIHSLHVLFTLYSEFKNSQHFKSVAEGQKSDTPPASRTATAELERLTLD, encoded by the exons ATGTTCTCTTCTCGCGCACTTCCGCTGAACATCTCGCGAGGACAAGTTTCCTTGGCAACAATACACGGTGTTTTCATGGAGAGGTCTGAGCGACAAAAG ATTCAACTCACAACCAACAAGCCGTACGACGAGAGTTTTGAGGTGACCGCAGACGAGGCGGGCAGCGTTCACACACCATCCCCACGACAGATAG TTTCCAGGAGGGCAGGCAGGCAGAAGCACAGTGCCATGGCCAGCTATGCTGCTGAGAACCTAGAAGAGGACACTAAA AGAAAGAAAGAGCCGCCACCTGGTGCTCACGGTACTAATGATGTAGAGGATGAggatgaagaggaagatgatgatgaggacGACGACGACGACGATGATTCTGATGACACAGAGTCTGAGGAGGAGGAAGGGGAGCCCGGATCTGCTCCAGAAGG AGCATATGACCCAGCCGATTATGAACATCTTCCTGTCACAGCAGAGATCAAAGAGCTGTTTCAGTACATCACACG ATACACTCCTCAGACGATAGAGCTCGACCACAAACTGAAGCCCTTTATCCCTGATTTCATCCCCGCTGTGGGGGACATTGATGCTTTCCTCAAA GTACCACGGGCGGATGGGAAGGCTGACAATCTGGGTCTCCTCGTTCTAGACGAGCCATGCGTTAAACAGTCAGACCCGACAGTGCTTTCCTTGTGGCTGTCAGAGAACAGCAAACAACACAATGTCGCT GAAGTGAAAGTTAAGAGCATTGAAAACCCAGAGAAAAACCCCAAAACCATAGACAACTGGATCGAGAGCATTACTGAGCTGCATCGGTCCAAACCTCCAGCTACCGTACACTACACAAG ACCCATGCCAGACATCGACAGCCTGATGCAAGAGTGGCCACCTGAATTTGAGGAGCTTTTGGGGAAG GTCAATCTCCCCACTGCAGACATTGATTGTGATTTGGCAGAATACGTTGACATTATTTGTG GAATCCTGGACATCCCTGTGTACAAGAACCGCATTCACTCACTTCACGTCCTGTTCACACTCTACTCCGAATTCAAAAACTCACAG CACTTTAAATCTGTAGCGGAGGGCCAGAAGTCTGACACACCGCCGGCTTCACGTACAGCTACTGCTGAATTAGAAAGACTCACTTTGGACTAA
- the ift46 gene encoding intraflagellar transport protein 46 homolog isoform X2 yields the protein MASYAAENLEEDTKRKKEPPPGAHGTNDVEDEDEEEDDDEDDDDDDDSDDTESEEEEGEPGSAPEGAYDPADYEHLPVTAEIKELFQYITRYTPQTIELDHKLKPFIPDFIPAVGDIDAFLKVPRADGKADNLGLLVLDEPCVKQSDPTVLSLWLSENSKQHNVAEVKVKSIENPEKNPKTIDNWIESITELHRSKPPATVHYTRPMPDIDSLMQEWPPEFEELLGKVNLPTADIDCDLAEYVDIICGILDIPVYKNRIHSLHVLFTLYSEFKNSQHFKSVAEGQKSDTPPASRTATAELERLTLD from the exons ATGGCCAGCTATGCTGCTGAGAACCTAGAAGAGGACACTAAA AGAAAGAAAGAGCCGCCACCTGGTGCTCACGGTACTAATGATGTAGAGGATGAggatgaagaggaagatgatgatgaggacGACGACGACGACGATGATTCTGATGACACAGAGTCTGAGGAGGAGGAAGGGGAGCCCGGATCTGCTCCAGAAGG AGCATATGACCCAGCCGATTATGAACATCTTCCTGTCACAGCAGAGATCAAAGAGCTGTTTCAGTACATCACACG ATACACTCCTCAGACGATAGAGCTCGACCACAAACTGAAGCCCTTTATCCCTGATTTCATCCCCGCTGTGGGGGACATTGATGCTTTCCTCAAA GTACCACGGGCGGATGGGAAGGCTGACAATCTGGGTCTCCTCGTTCTAGACGAGCCATGCGTTAAACAGTCAGACCCGACAGTGCTTTCCTTGTGGCTGTCAGAGAACAGCAAACAACACAATGTCGCT GAAGTGAAAGTTAAGAGCATTGAAAACCCAGAGAAAAACCCCAAAACCATAGACAACTGGATCGAGAGCATTACTGAGCTGCATCGGTCCAAACCTCCAGCTACCGTACACTACACAAG ACCCATGCCAGACATCGACAGCCTGATGCAAGAGTGGCCACCTGAATTTGAGGAGCTTTTGGGGAAG GTCAATCTCCCCACTGCAGACATTGATTGTGATTTGGCAGAATACGTTGACATTATTTGTG GAATCCTGGACATCCCTGTGTACAAGAACCGCATTCACTCACTTCACGTCCTGTTCACACTCTACTCCGAATTCAAAAACTCACAG CACTTTAAATCTGTAGCGGAGGGCCAGAAGTCTGACACACCGCCGGCTTCACGTACAGCTACTGCTGAATTAGAAAGACTCACTTTGGACTAA
- the LOC137061938 gene encoding leucine-rich repeats and immunoglobulin-like domains protein 2 isoform X1, which translates to MTGSYIHVWLFLFAVFAEDMFEVKKTGLYSRVELTGKTFDQDTVKSVEWTNLNRSHLCLLYDNNETKYYQDCRGKANFSLSNNTLILKNVTAQDEGIYMETIVRKNGTATFHNFTLMIQYPAPNATEIVVSWTSRTSVTLKCEVSGLFLHLMWKRERVPILEEHRHSFSERNQTLHISNITSSDYGTYSCVVSNAYGESEQHINITGENSTVNQGNGTNGQTQSGHILLSSGFTLMGVFGLSVMIYSLYKCHHRQRTENGRTTDEGGADNLLGVYQEIPGTEEATPLPYVYTDFIKPKEPNQASAAAQHSEDFGYSEVGPTCRTESVVQFSEEQSTACPDAGEE; encoded by the exons ATGACTGGAAGTTACATTCATGTCTGGCTGTTTCTGTTTGCTGTGTTTG CAGAAGACATGTTTGAAGTTAAAAAGACGGGCTTATACAGTCGTGTTGAACTCACTGGAAAGACATTTGATCAAGATACTGTTAAGTCAGTGGAATGGACCAATCTAAACAGATCACATCTATGTCTTCTGTATGACAACAATGAGACCAAATACTACCAAGACTGCCGTGGAAAAGCTAATTTCTCTTTGAGCAATAACACACTCATTCTGAAGAACGTGACCGCACAGGATGAAGGAATCTACATGGAAACTATAGTTAGAAAAAACGGAACCGCCACATTCCACAACTTTACATTAATGATTCAAT ACCCTGCACCAAATGCAACAGAAATTGTGGTCTCATGGACATCCAGGACATCTGTGACTCTCAAATGTGAAGTGAGCGGGTTATTTCTGCATCTGATGTGGAAGAGAGAAAGAGTCCCCATTCTAGAGGAACACAGACACTCATTCAGTGAGAGGAACCAAACTCTACACATCAGCAACATAACCAGCTCAGATTACGGAACGTACAGCTGTGTTGTTTCAAATGCATATGGAGAATCAGAACAGCACATTAATATTACCG GTGAGAACTCAACTGTTAATCAAGGAAATGGTACCAATGGTCAAACTCAGTCTGGTCACATTCTGCTCTCAAGTGGATTTACACTCATGGGTGTCTTTGGATTGAGCGTCATGATCTACAGCCTTTACAAATGCCACCACA gGCAAAGAACAGAAAATGGCAGAACTACAGATGAAg GGGGTGCAGATAATCTCCTTGGAGTTTATCAG GAAATACCTGGCACTGAAGAAGCGACTCCTTTGCCGTATGTCTACACAGACTTCATTAAGCCCAAAGAGCCCAATCAGGCCTCCGCCGCAGCGCAACACTCGGAGGACTTTGGTTACTCTGAGGTTGGACCCACATGCAGGACGGAATCAGTTGTTCAGTTTTCTGAAGAACAGTCCACAGCCTGTCCTGATGCTGGAGAGGAATGA
- the LOC137061938 gene encoding leucine-rich repeats and immunoglobulin-like domains protein 2 isoform X2 — MTGSYIHVWLFLFAVFEDMFEVKKTGLYSRVELTGKTFDQDTVKSVEWTNLNRSHLCLLYDNNETKYYQDCRGKANFSLSNNTLILKNVTAQDEGIYMETIVRKNGTATFHNFTLMIQYPAPNATEIVVSWTSRTSVTLKCEVSGLFLHLMWKRERVPILEEHRHSFSERNQTLHISNITSSDYGTYSCVVSNAYGESEQHINITGENSTVNQGNGTNGQTQSGHILLSSGFTLMGVFGLSVMIYSLYKCHHRQRTENGRTTDEGGADNLLGVYQEIPGTEEATPLPYVYTDFIKPKEPNQASAAAQHSEDFGYSEVGPTCRTESVVQFSEEQSTACPDAGEE, encoded by the exons ATGACTGGAAGTTACATTCATGTCTGGCTGTTTCTGTTTGCTGTGTTTG AAGACATGTTTGAAGTTAAAAAGACGGGCTTATACAGTCGTGTTGAACTCACTGGAAAGACATTTGATCAAGATACTGTTAAGTCAGTGGAATGGACCAATCTAAACAGATCACATCTATGTCTTCTGTATGACAACAATGAGACCAAATACTACCAAGACTGCCGTGGAAAAGCTAATTTCTCTTTGAGCAATAACACACTCATTCTGAAGAACGTGACCGCACAGGATGAAGGAATCTACATGGAAACTATAGTTAGAAAAAACGGAACCGCCACATTCCACAACTTTACATTAATGATTCAAT ACCCTGCACCAAATGCAACAGAAATTGTGGTCTCATGGACATCCAGGACATCTGTGACTCTCAAATGTGAAGTGAGCGGGTTATTTCTGCATCTGATGTGGAAGAGAGAAAGAGTCCCCATTCTAGAGGAACACAGACACTCATTCAGTGAGAGGAACCAAACTCTACACATCAGCAACATAACCAGCTCAGATTACGGAACGTACAGCTGTGTTGTTTCAAATGCATATGGAGAATCAGAACAGCACATTAATATTACCG GTGAGAACTCAACTGTTAATCAAGGAAATGGTACCAATGGTCAAACTCAGTCTGGTCACATTCTGCTCTCAAGTGGATTTACACTCATGGGTGTCTTTGGATTGAGCGTCATGATCTACAGCCTTTACAAATGCCACCACA gGCAAAGAACAGAAAATGGCAGAACTACAGATGAAg GGGGTGCAGATAATCTCCTTGGAGTTTATCAG GAAATACCTGGCACTGAAGAAGCGACTCCTTTGCCGTATGTCTACACAGACTTCATTAAGCCCAAAGAGCCCAATCAGGCCTCCGCCGCAGCGCAACACTCGGAGGACTTTGGTTACTCTGAGGTTGGACCCACATGCAGGACGGAATCAGTTGTTCAGTTTTCTGAAGAACAGTCCACAGCCTGTCCTGATGCTGGAGAGGAATGA